A part of Oncorhynchus clarkii lewisi isolate Uvic-CL-2024 chromosome 17, UVic_Ocla_1.0, whole genome shotgun sequence genomic DNA contains:
- the LOC139370294 gene encoding protein RRP5 homolog encodes MAATEEDFPRGGKTKQTTESKAEPVRRHKEVDNLFETHTAEESKKRKGQKGDALKKAKRQRTSKEEALKLNTTTSVDILQLKSLKVGTLLLGCVKEVADFEVTINLPSGLLGYLNISNISDSYTKILSDHLDSASSEEIFSLHSLFSPGMLVRCVVARLDTAKGGSVSIQLSIKPKEVNKGLSTGFLKAGLILSGCVESIEDHGYLVDLGIKGTKAFLPKQAAKDKTNSPKELKVGQYVTSLLEEVKNDGCVVRLSISPTAVAQAVADTAHGWTLTNLLPGLLVKAQIKKVTPRGLILEFLSSFTGLVDFMHLEPEQASTFNEGDSVKACVLYVEPSTRLVGLSLRSHLLQPGGDVDLVATERIGEVAHGCKMTALHHLSGAMLELPDQTVVFVHRNHMKEPMEAFNLNRVMAKPEHTCRIMDFSPMEQVHLVSLRQSIVDAPFFRRYHDIQPGQIVQGMVTSLQSHGMMVKVTDYIRGLVPWTHLSDIILKNPEKKYTVGMPIKCRVLSVDPQEKKLTLTRKKALIDSSLPPFLTYEDARRGRVSHGFIVCVKDFGCIVRFYGDVKGLVPPNELSTEPVVVPENMFYVGQVVKAKVLNCDVEKEKLLLSFKAVAGGDTEGPPKPKFDFEVGKKVEVKVVSKVLTGLEVSILPEETTALLPMMHLSDHVSNCLLLWEGLQEGDIISNIVCLSEKKPNITLTKKPTLKSFLEEGGVVAKEFSDITVGVQLIGWVKNIMPYGVFVEFPYGLVGLAPKAAMSDKFVSDTTSHFQLGHTVFAKVTNLDEEKRRFLVSLKVSEVPSPERDGQARLIRGLQERKEVMEMMASRGDSDLLKQLSAVTIGQRMKMSVDEVREDGSVTFKSDELSAATVLATKDHAPGKLATGQECMPVILHVDLVTSEVYVSLLAKLTGKRKAVEAGSTHTATVHHADRDFAVISLGDTAQLTVIQTTNHPNETFRFDSEKLTAGKTLTITVTKSSCEELEGLPLVSWELAPPISKRLISVSKGSKGTYRYGDVVKGKVKTVKPTCVLVTLEDGSTGCVHVSEIQEVVCVGTFPTSLLKIGSEVTARVIGGREGNSHRFLPFSHPNFTYSMPELTLLPRNLKEDADVKPVKTKEKLKRYQVGDDVICFVSKYFPKRKCLEVTTGPSVTGTVEQLAMTSDPEGAKHPEKLFKLGQAVSAKVVIVSSSKPSRLSLSLNGVHKLEKGHVIMGLVQKLDPVLGLLVKLPFSAMGTVAMEDLADKYKPKPLERYSKDQLVRCCIVGEAKSNWQLSLRSSRTNPEKASVVQDPEIVSLEDLSEGQIVRGYVRTVNAQGVFVSLSRSIKGRAQFQKATKYFVASHQDYAKKVPQATLLTTKILSIDKESGLVDLSLLQEDTGRPDVLPESLGLHLRLTGEAKEKRDATKKRKRTESESMQGTAENVSKKKKKGKVEDSDSGVEVYFREEEEEDKLEPAEVEKPVPVQPARLQVTGGFSWDAALSALKPASAALGGGDSSDGEDGEVNTKPQKKSHHKQEVEKREAEKALTKLETELMDPGLRPQTAASFERLLLGSPDSSLLWLQFMAFHLQATQIEQARAVAERALKTISFREEQEKLNVWVALLNLENLYGTEESLQKVFERAVQYCEPMPVYQQLADIYAKCQKTKEAEGLYKTMVKRFRQEKAVWLSYGTFLLQQGQSDAASALLQRAIKSLPNKDNVDLIAKFAQLEFRYGDVERGKAMLDRILTSYPKRTDLWSVFIDLMVKHGSQKEVRAVFDRVIHLSVAVKRIKFFFKRYLEYEKKSGTPESIQAVKDKALEYVESKGTEAAR; translated from the exons ATGGCAGCAACAGAGGAGGACTTCCCTCGCGGAGGTAAAACCAAGCAGACGACTGAAAGTAAAGCAGAACCTGTGAGAAGGCATAAAGAAGTAGACAATCTGTTCGAG acacatacagcagaggaatCCAAGAAAAGGAAGGGACAGAAAGGGGATGCCTTGAAGAAAGCTAAGAGGCAAAGGACGAGCAAAGAGGAGGCGCTGAAGCTCAATACAACAACCTCTGTTGATATCCTACAGTTAAAA AGCCTGAAGGTGGGTACCCTACTGCTGGGCTGTGTGAAGGAGGTGGCCGATTTTGAGGTGACGATTAACCTGCCCAGCGGCCTTTTGGGATACCTGAACATTTCCAATATCTCGGACTCGTACACCAAGATACTGAGTGACCACCTGGACTCTGCTTCTTCAGAG GAGATCTTCTCTCTCCACAGTCTCTTCTCCCCGGGCATGCTGGTCAGGTGTGTGGTAGCCAGGTTGGACACTGCCAAAGGAGGATCGGTCAGCATTCAGCTGTCAATCAAACCCAAAGAGGTCAACAAGGGCTTGAGTACTGGCTTTCTGAAGGCTGGCTTG ATCCTGAGTGGTTGTGTGGAGAGTATTGAGGATCACGGCTACCTGGTTGACCTCGGCATCAAGGGAACCAAGGCCTTCCTGCCCAAGCAGGCAGCCAAAGACAAAACGAATAGTCCGAAAG AGCTGAAGGTGGGCCAGTATGTGACTTCTCTGTTGGAGGAGGTGAAGAATGATGGGTGTGTGGTCCGTCTGTCCATCAGCCCCACGGCGGTGGCCCAGGCCGTTGCAGACACCGCGCACGGCTGGACCCTTACCAACCTGCTGCCTGGCCTACTGGTCAAGGCCCAGATCAAAAAG GTGACCCCACGTGGTCTGATTCTGgagttcctctcctccttcaccgGCCTGGTGGACTTTATGCACCTGGAACCAGAACAGGCCTCCACATTCAACGAGGGAGACAGC gtGAAGGCCTGCGTCCTTTATGTGGAGCCGTCCACCCGGCTGGTGGGCCTGTCCCTGCGCAGCCACCTGCTGCAGCCAGGGGGCGACGTGGACCTGGTGGCCACTGAGAGGATAGGGGAGGTGGCGCATGGCTGCAAGATGACCGCTCTCCATCACCTGTCTGGAGCCATGCTGGAGCTGCCTGACCAGACTGTGGTGTTTGTACAT AGGAACCACATGAAGGAGCCCATGGAGGCGTTCAACCTGAACCGTGTCATGGCCAAGCCTGAACACACCTGTAGGATCATGGACTTCAGCCCCATGGAGCAGGTGCACCTGGTCAGCCTGCGTCA GAGCATCGTTGATGCCCCGTTCTTCAGAAGATACCATGACATCCAACCTGGACAGATTGTTCAG ggcATGGTGACGTCCCTCCAGAGCCATGGCATGATGGTGAAGGTGACCGACTACATCAGAGGCCTGGTTCCATGGACACACCTCTCTGACATCATCCTCAAGAACCCAGAGAAGAAGTACACAGTGGGCATGCCCATCAAGTGCCGG gTGTTGTCAGTGGACCCACAGGAGAAGAAGCTGACCCTAACCAGGAAAAAGGCCCTGATAGATTCCTCCCTCCCCCCATTCCTGACCTACGAAGATGCCCGCCGCGGTCGCGTCTCCCACGGGTTCATCGTCTGTGTCAAGGACTTTGGCTGCATCGTCCGTTTCTACGGCGACGTCAAGGGGCTGGTGCCCCCCAACGAGCTCAGCACGGAGCCAGTGGTAGTTCCTGAGAACATGTTCTACGTCGGACAG gTGGTGAAGGCTAAAGTGCTGAACTGTGACGTGGAGAAGGAGAAGCTCCTTCTTTCCTTCAAGGCAGTGGCaggaggagacactgagggaCCGCCTAAACCCAAGTTTGACTTTGAGGTTGGGAAG AAAGTGGAGGTTAAGGTGGTGAGTAAAGTCCTTACCGGTCTGGAGGTGTCCATTCTCCCAGAGGAGACCACCGCCTTGCTACCCATGATGCACCTCTCCGACCACGTGTCCAACTGTCTACTGCTGTGGGAGGGGCTTCAAGAGGGTGACATCATCTCCAACATTGTCTGCCTCAGCGAGAAGAAACCGAATATT ACCCTGACTAAAAAGCCCACTCTGAAGTCATTCCTGGAGGAGGGGGGCGTGGTGGCTAAGGAGTTCTCTGACATCACAGTTGGGGTGCAGCTGATTGGCTGGGTCAAGAACATTATGCCCTACGGAGTGTTTGTGGAGTTCCCCTATGGTCTGGTTGGCCTGGCCCCTAAAGCG GCCATGAGTGACAAGTTCGTCagtgacacgacatctcacttcCAGCTGGGCCATACGGTGTTTGCCAAGGTGACCAACTTGGATGAGGAGAAGCGCAGGTTCCTGGTCAGTCTCAAGGTGTCAGAGGTCCCCTCCCCTGAGAGAGACGGCCAGGCCAGGCTGATCCGAGGcctgcaggagaggaaggaggtgatggagaTGATGGCCAGCAGAG GTGACTCTGACCTACTCAAGCAGCTGTCTGCGGTGACCATAGGCCAGAGGATGAAGATGAGCGTAGACGAGGTGAGGGAGGACGGGAGTGTCACCTTCAAGTCAGACGAACTCAGCGCAGCCACCGTACTGGCCACCAAGGACCATGCGCCGG GTAAGTTGGCGACGGGACAGGAGTGCATGCCGGTAATCCTCCACGTTGACCTCGTGACCTCTGAAGTCTACGTGTCCCTCTTGGCTAAACTGACCGGCAAGAGGAAAGCG GTGGAGGCAGGGTCCACGCACACTGCCACTGTGCATCACGCCGACCGCGACTTTGCCGTCATCTCATTGGGCGACACGGCCCAACTGACGGTCATCCAAACCACCAATCACCCCAACGAAACTTTCCGCTTTGACTCTGAGAAACTGACCGCCGGTAAAACCCTGACGATCACCGTCACCAAATCCAGCTGCGAGGAACTAGAAGGGCTCCCCCTAGTGTCCTGGGAACTCGCCCCGCCCATAAGCAAAAGATTAATCTCCGTCTCCAAGGGGTCAAAGGGCACGTATCGCTACGGCGACGTGGTCAAGGGGAAGGTGAAGACAGTGAAGCCTACGTGTGTGCTGGTGACGCTAGAGGACGGGAGCACGGGGTGCGTGCACGTGTCCGAGATACAGGAAGTGGTGTGCGTGGGAACGTTCCCCACTTCCCTCCTCAAGATAGGAAGTGAGGTCACAGCCCGGGTCATCGGAGGACGGGAGGGCAACAGTCACAG GTTCTTGCCGTTCTCCCATCCCAACTTCACGTACTCCATGCCTGAACTCACACTTCTTCCCAG GAACCTGAAAGAAGACGCAGATGTTAAGCCTGTCAAGACCAAAGAGAAGCTGAAGCGTTATCAGGTCGGCGACGACGTCATTTGCTTTGTGTCAAAG TACTTTCCAAAGAGGAAGTGTCTAGAAGTGACTACTGGTCCCTCAGTAACTGGAACTGTTGAACAACTGGccatgacctctgaccctgaA GGTGCCAAACACCCAGAGAAGCTGTTCAAGCTGGGCCAGGCGGTCAGTGCTAAGGTGGTGATAGTCAGCTCCTCCAAGCCCTCACGCCTCTCATTGTCCCTCAATG GTGTACACAAGTTGGAGAAGGGCCATGTAATCATGGGGTTGGTGCAGAAGCTAGATCCAGTCCTGGGTCTGCTGGTGAAGCTGCCGTTCAGCGCCATGGGAACGGTTGCCATGGAGGACCTAGCCGACAAATATAAGCCAAAACCTCTGGAGCGGTACAGCAAGGACCAGCTGGTCAG GTGCTGCATTGTAGGAGAGGCGAAGAGCAATTGGCAGTTGTCCCTCCGCTCTTCGAG GACGAACCCAGAGAAGGCCTCGGTAGTACAGGACCCAGAGATTGTGTCTCTAGAAGACCTGTCAGAGGGGCAGATCGTCAGAGGATATGTGAGGACTGTCAATGCACAGGGAGTCTTTGTTAG TTTGTCTAGATCCATAAAGGGCAGAGCCCAGTTCCAGAAGGCCACTAAGTACTTTGTGGCTAGCCACCAAGACTATGCCAAGAAAGTACCGCAGGCCACACTGCTCACCACCAAGATCCTCAG CATCGACAAAGAAAGCGGGCTGGTGGATCTGTCTCTGCTCCAAGAGGACACTGGGAGACCAGACGTGCTCCCAGAATCCCTGGGGCTGCACCTGCGCCTGACAGGAGAGGCCAAGGAGAAGCGTGACGCCACCAAGAAGAGGAAACGCACGGAGTCGGAGAGCATGCAG GGAACCGCAGAAAATGtttcaaagaagaagaagaaggggaaAGTGGAGGACAGCGACAGCGGAGTGGAGGTGTACttcagagaagaagaggaggaagataagTTGGAGCCTGCGGAAGTAGAGAAGCCCGTCCCAGTGCAGCCGGCCAGACTGCAGGTGACCGGAGGGTTCTCCTGGGATGCAGCGCTGAGCGCCCTGAAACCAGCGTCCGCTGCCCTGGGGGGAGGGGACTCCAGCGACGGGGAGGACGGCGAGGTGAACACTAAG CCCCAGAAGAAGTCTCACCATAAGCAGGAGGTGGAGAAGCGGGAGGCTGAGAAGGCCCTGACCAAGCTGGAGACGGAGCTGATGGACCCAGGCCTGCGACCCCAGACGGCGGCTAGCTTTGAGCGCCTGCTACTCGGCTCCCCTGACAGCTCTCTGCTCTGGCTGCAATTCATGGCCTTCCACCTGCAGGCCACACAGATCGAACAGGCTAGAGCGGTGGCTGAGAGGGCTCTGAAGACTATCTCCTTCAg AGAAGAGCAGGAGAAGCTGAATGTGTGGGTGGCTCTGTTGAACCTGGAGAACCTGTATGGGACAGAGGAGAGTCTTCAGAAGGTGTTTGAGCGAGCCGTGCAGTATTGTGAACCCATGCCCGTCTACCAGCAGCTGGCTGACATCTACGCCAAGTGTCAGAAGACTAAG gaggCGGAAGGTCTGTACAAGACCATGGTGAAGCGGTTCCGTCAGGAGAAGGCTGTGTGGCTGAGCTACGGGACCTTCCTGCTTCAGCAGGGTCAGAGTGACGCGGCCAGCGCCCTGCTACAAAGGGCCATCAAGAGCCTGCCGAACAAAGACA ATGTGGATCTGATAGCCAAGTTTGCCCAGCTGGAGTTCCGCTACGGAGACGTAGAGCGAGGAAAGGCCATGTTGGACAGGATCCTGACCAGCTACCCCAAACGCACCGACCTGTGGTCCGTCTTCATAGACCTCATGGTCAAACACGGCTCCCAGAAGGAAGTCCG GGCTGTGTTTGACCGTGTGATCCACCTGAGTGTGGCGGTGAAGAGGATCAAGTTCTTCTTCAAGCGTTACCTGGAGTATGAGAAGAAGAGCGGCACGCCAGAGAGCATCCAGGCTGTCAAGGACAAGGCTCTGGAGTATGTGGAGTCTAAAGGGACAGAGGCCgccagatag
- the LOC139370291 gene encoding RING finger protein 122-like, whose amino-acid sequence MDTTYHLPLNVYVIVLGIGLFVFMLSLIFCCYLFRLKQQGTREQFSYNEVVLKGAGKKLSLLGQTCAVCLEEFRTRDELAVCPCSHAFHKKCLLKWLEIRSVCPMCNKPILRLHPDPTQGTEGPQDPEEV is encoded by the exons ATGGATACCACTTACCACCTGCCACTCAATGTCTATGTGATAGTGCTGGGCATCGGCCTGTTCGTTTTCATGCTCAGCCTCATCTTCTGCTGCTACCTCTTCAG GTTGAAACAGCAAGGGACGAGGGAGCAGTTTAGCTACAATGAG GTGGTTCTTAAAGGGGCAGGCAAGAAGCTGAGCCTTCTAGGA CAAACGTGTGCAGTATGTTTGGAAGAGTTTCGGACCAGAGATGAGCTAGCCGTGTGTCCGTGTTCGCACGCATTTCACAAGAA GTGCCTGCTGAAGTGGCTGGAGATCCGTAGCGTGTGCCCCATGTGTAATAAGCCCATCCTCAGGCTCCACCCAGACCCCACACAGGGAACTGAGGGGCCCCAGGACCCAGAGGAGGTGTGA
- the LOC139370296 gene encoding ATP synthase membrane subunit K, mitochondrial-like, protein MGGHDAGTSHQFTGFAKYFNAYTITGRRNCVLLTYASIATIALFFKLKPKKQAAVTAK, encoded by the exons ATGGGCGGACACGACGCAGGAACCAGTCACCAGTTTACTGGTTTTGCCAAGTACTTCAATGCATACACAATCACAGGCAGGAGGAAC TGTGTCTTGCTCACATATGCAAGCATAGCCACCATTGCCCTCTTCTTCAAGTTGAAGCCCAAGAAACAGGCGGCTGTCACGGCAAAGTGA